The genomic region ATGAGTCCATAGGAGATAAAGTGCCAGATGTCAATATAACTGATCCAACACCCTTTCTAGCAAATTCTTCCATTGCAACACCAGGGTTAAAACACCACCAGCTGAAAATTCTAGATTTCTTGGCTGCATAATCGAAAGCAATATAAATGAGTGGCTATTGCATAACCCTTAACTATCTAATAATGAGTAGATCTGAAAATTTTATGTTGTAGGACTAATGATACAATACAAAGAAACTAAAGATAAATGCACAATTTTTTACCTTTAAAGGTGTCTGGTGATTTTACTTCAACTTCTTGAACATGAACCTGAATTTAACAGTTACAAACTATGGTTCAGAGTTGAAACCTACCAAGTATCCTACTGAGTTTATTACCAACCTCAAATGCAGAACAATAGACTATCTAAGCATATCATCAAGTGAAAATTGATGGTCTAAACTTACACGATAATATTGAGCATGGTCTTTTCCAGTTTCTTTAAATATTATTTTGAGAATGTCCCCTATACTCTCCAACCTACAAATTGTTCCCTTTGTCTTTTGAGGATCGGAGGTCTTTGCATCTGTAGAACAGATAGACTAAACCTTGAAATACTAAACACGAAAACACTAATTAAGATGaataatataatttaagataaaagagcaaaaaaaaaaaaaaaaaaatagagctaCTGATATTATAAGAGCAACTCTAAATTTTGAGAAATCAATCTTAATATTATTCACACTAAACCTGTTTGTACCTTCCTCAAGTACTACAGCGGCATCCTCAATTGTATTAAGAAGCATAGACGATGTGTCGTAAGTGATATTTAGTTCTTCCAGCAACTCAAATATATACGAACCAGGTTTAGTAAAACCCAATTCTTTAGAGTCAATAGGAACTTCAGCTATCCGTTTCTCAAGCTTTAATAGAAGTGCTGGCAAGAAAACCAAATGTACATGGTGTTAATGAATGTCCTTGAATCATATATAGCTTAAaacaacaaaagaaaaaaaaaaaaaaaaaaaaaaaaaagaataaataatatattttttgtCATTTAATTACAAAAAAAGTATACCTCTAAGAATTGCAAAATTATCTGGATTATATGTTTTATCATTCGATTGATCTCTCCTTGCAACCGCAAGGTCCACACACTTTTCTGCTTCGGTAATACATGTTGTTAATAAAGAGCTAGGTAGGTCAAAAGAGGCAGCATCTGCACATATGCCTTCCTATATATACAATATAACAAAATAAAAGTTGATGAACTTCATTATAATAATGTGAATTACACAATCACCAAAACTAAAAAAAACACAAAAAGTAACAAACTTGCCAGATTATGAGCTTCATCAAATATTAGAATACTGTTAGACCATTCAATGTTCAATGATTTTCGATTGCCGGGATCGATAAGATAGTTGTAAGGTGCAAATAAGATATCAACAACCTTGTGGAGTTCACGTGACACGTAATACGGGCATCTGCATTTAAAGTTATCTGTTAGTGCCTTACAGCATGATTACTACCATTTAGTAAATGTAACGAGTAAAGGCTGAAAACTAACGGTCCACTGCTTTTCCCGATATTGACCAAATCCTCGATGTCGATAGGTTCATCGCCCAGACAAGGATTACTTTTCAAAAATTCTGCAAAAGGAAAAGAAAAACGTAAATGCACATCATTATTTCGTAAAGACAGCAGGGAAAAACAACTATACAACAACAATCAGATAAATATATTACCTGTGACACGTGGATAATGTGCACAATACCGTTTTGTACGTTTTTGACATAGAAAATGGCATGCATTCGTTTGTGTTTTCCCTTGAAGTTTACTAACATCTGGGTGAATGCATAATTGCTCCCGAGATCCTAATACAACCATTTTTGGTCTGCATAAGTAACTAATACATTTAATACAATAATACCAAAGCAGCATTAACAACATCTGACAATGTCAGATCATCACCAACCAATTGTTGAGGATAAGTATCAGCAGAATACACTATGAAATACATCTGTAACTCAATTATATCAAATGATGACAGTTTCTAAAAGTCGATTTTCTTTAAAAACCTGACCTGTAAACAGTTCTTTTCAGTTCTTGAATCACTTGACGAATCTGACTATGAGTGCGTGAAGTATAAACGATTGTTGGAAGGCTTGACCCTTCTGTCTGTGATGATGAGCCGTCTGAGAATAAGCCTTTGGATTCCTGACTTGAATTACTTCTTACCGCACTTCTTCCAGTTGAAAACTCGCCCAAACTCTTTCTCCAAGCCAAAGTAGCACATAAAAGACACAATGTTTTTCCAGTTCCGGTAGGACTCTCCAGTAACGCGTTAGACCTCTGTCACATGCCAAATAACACATTTGACTGATCACACTCTCAATTCTTACAACCAACATGCAATAACTATGTTTTCGTTAACAGCAGCTTGAGCCCTGATACATTTTTGGTGCCATGGAGCTAGACCAGTGAtcaccacccacgcgttcatctccttgcataacccgcccccaacatGCAATAACTATGTTATATCTAAAACTATTTATAGTTACTGTAAGGTTCATATAAACCCTAGTATATCCAATTGCACAATAGATGCATTTCCAATGTCAAAATCGGTATGCTAGACGAGTAGACGGTAACCGATCATTTAACGCTTAACAAACCCTATCATTAATTTTTTCAGGCACTGCATTACATACAGGACCAGAAATGtccaattgaaaaaaaaaaaaaaaaaaaaagtaactacaATAACACACGAGAAAATTATATATAATAGAAATTAGTTGATCATGTAACACCTTATAAATCCTAGTGATATAGCTTCCgaaatcatatatatgtatatttgtatgcGCATTTATTCAATTGGAGACATGATGatgaataataaatgataaaaatgagAAGAATAAAAAAGAGGAATCATACGTCTTGAAGAGATTGAATCACTTTTTCCATATACACAATCTGGCAATCGTAGGCCTCGAATGGGAATTCAACATCGATTCCCCTAATTTTGTAAGTAGGCATTGTATTCTTTCTCTTTAATTGAGATATACGATGaatatgatgatggtggtggtgatataatgatgatgaaatgaagTTTAGCAAACCCTAGAAACGAATGTTGATTCTGCAGACTAATTTTCCCGCCATTTCTGTGTTGAGTACGCTATTGAAAGGGGGTATTTAACGGCGGCGCGCGAGGAGTAGTAGATGTAGACATAGATTAATTAAAAAATTAACTTTCTAATGACAACACTTGTTATCAAAAATAAATTTGTGTTCTAACTTTATAAGAGAGttgattattaaaatatataaacataatttacatattttaatttttttaatgacAATTCTTAAGATAATAGTCACAAATTTCCACTAAAAATCAAGAGTCTAGCCAAAGTCTTTAAAAGCATCTACTCTCATCGTTCCATAAAAAACAATTGACTTTTTATTGAAAGTTTTGTTTGACCtttttatagtaagatatattaataaattatctaaattatatatataaaaattcatttaATGTTTTTATTAaggataattaataaattaattgctATATTTAATGTTAAATTTTCAATAATTAAAAAAACATAattgaaattttaatataaaaaaaatttattatttaagagACGGGAATGTTAAGACGAACAAAAATAGTAAAATGAACAATTTTTATTAAACGGAAAGAGTGTTATAAAATGATTGTATTTGTATCTTATGTtataggtaaaaaaaaataaaaacgcaatgTTTACTCCATATTAATTATCAAGCAATATATACGAAATGTTACAAAAAAACTTACGCTACTTTAACATTTTATAAACAAAACATAAACATTTGTTATCAGCCCTTCAACGAGCATGGAAGTCTTGTGTTGACAACTACAAATCTAAAACGCTTCTTTTGAAGCATTGTGAGGTGTGAGCAAATTTTTGCAGCACGTGAAGCATCATTCAGAATACACAAAAAAGAGTGTGGATGCTTTTTAATAATATTTTATGGCAGTATTTTTTTCCCTTGATTAATAATCTATTACGGTCTTTAAATTTTATCACATCCCCCTCAATCTTACAATCCTCATTCACGACCTTTTTAAAACGCCATGTAAGGCTTAGTTAGTTGAAGTTTTGAAGTGTGTGGATCATCATTCAAAGGGCACAAAAAATGAGTTTATATGTCCTTTTAATAATATTTTCCTCTTCTTATTCACTCAAGTATTGGGCTCTATTCTCATGTTTTTTGGCGAAATAATTAAATGAAAATGAAGAGAAATAAAATATAAGAATATATCtttgtaatttaaaaaaaaatattgaaactAAAATTACATCAAAATTATTCATCCGGTACTTTTCAATTATTTCCTATCAAAACGTCGGAACGTATTTGTTTGGAAACTTTATGCCTCCAAATAGCATGGAAGTATTACGTGGATGATTATGACACCTAAAACGCTCTTTACGAAGCATTGTGCGGCGTGAGCATAGGTTTTGCAGCACGTGAAGCATGGTTAGCAGGTTACTTTCGATTCAAGAAAGTGAATGTATCTCATTATCACAACTATGTTATGGTACATTTAGAGATTACGGAATAGTATTTTATTTAGAGATTCGCACCGAAGAATAGTTCATTATTTGATAGCATACGTCTGGCATTTTTTAATTAGTTTTGTAATATAGGTAAATTTAATATTTGTTGGAACGCTTGGCTTTTGATTGTCTTTATAAATTCGTTGTAATCTCATCCTCTCTAGCTACTTGCTAGGGAGTTTTGATTAATAAAATATTTCGTTgttaaaaaaaatttacttataAAATTTCTAATAACTTAAAATTATGCTCAATTATACTAAGCGTTAAAATGTGATTACGAGTATGGTGGGATCCTTAAAAGTTATAAAATAAAGATTTATGCTCTAACTTTATCAATCATGCTTGCATTTATTAGTTAAGTATTTGGGTTTTAACATACCATTGTGCGGTTGATGTTGCGAGCAAACACTAACATTAGTCGCATATTAATGTTTAAGTAACAACACTTGTTTCATTTTGTTTGTCGGTCATTTGCAAGAGAGCCATATGTGTAGGTTTTTGAACTTGTGTTGTCTAGTGCTTATAAATGATAAGACGTGTCCTTGATCATCATCAAAactaagatatcaataattaagtaATAACGTTGGATTGTCAAGATAATCAATCAACATTCTCCCCAACAAAGCATCTATTCATAATTTCCATGTTTGTGACTAATGAGTCTGTTATTAAATATGGTGATGCTTTATTTTTTCGGCTACCAACAAAGCATTTATTCACTATTtccatgtttaatatatttatatattaaaatacggACGCTTCCTTGAATTCACGTCTTGTGGAGTAGCTACGACATGATGATCTTCAAATGACGATTCAAATGAATTACCATTATTAGCTACACTTAGAGCCTTTTCTTGTTCGAGAATTTCGAATAACGATTGTTTCTCTTTATTGGTCATCTTGTCCTGCAACCTTTGAGAGTGCTCGATAAAATGTTGAATCTTGCCAATGTCCGGAGACATATGCTTTATAATGGACATCATAACACCTACTTTCATAGGCTTCTTCAGATCATGTGGTTTTTTGTATGGTGGTGGGCAATCTTTTTCAGCTACCCCCAACTGTGACCACCACTCCTCGTCTCCTGTGGGCCACCATGGTGGAGAAACGCCACTAGCTAATGGATACATTCCTGACGATGGCTCACAACGTTTCATCATAGTTGACAAAAAAATACTAAGTGTGGCGTCTGTAAAAGTATCGTTAATACGACGAGCAGTGTCCAATATGGTATTGGACTTATTTTTATTGACATATTTGATGATAACTTCCCGGGCATTTTTTTCAAAATGCACGTCAAGTTTCCACCATGAACATAGATTCATTGACGCCCCAGTTATGGGCTTCCCATTTTCGGAAATGATTCCGAAAACAAACCCTTTAGCATTAAATTCTTGCATTAAGTTGTAAATCCGCTCTCGGATATCATCATGATCAGAACGAGACATCTTTTTTCGCGTTGATGCTTGTCCATTTCTCTGATTAAGATTTGCAGCCTCACTtatttgtgcatgttgttgttgagATTCATTAGGGTCTGCCATATCTTGTTCTCGCCTGAATCAAAATGAAGTTTGTTTTAGCTAATTTTTTCACACTAGTACATTCATTTTTATGACCAAGAGAGATATTCATTGTAGAATTAATGACACCCTTTCCTTTTAGTTTGGATATaagattacattattattattatattattattatgattatatcaTGGTTGCACTGACATACAAATATAATATTATAGTGACAATGAATGATCAAGCCTATCTCGATTACCGACTACGATATGAGGGATCCGGTTTAGAGCTTGAGTGCAAAGAGTGGGAAATTTGTTGAGATTGTTTACTCTCCAGTTCAGTAACCATAAATATCCCTTTTGTAGACGAGGATCTCAAAAGGGTGGGTCACAATCAATCTATGTGTGTTCGACTAAGTAATAGACTCGAGTGAGTACTAAGTCAAGTATATATAGCGAGAGAAAATACTAGTCTCGATAAAGGACTTTCAATGTGTGCTAAAATGACATTACCATGGTACTACTTATTGGCAGGTACTAGGGTGTGTACTGACGTACTGTCATGAGCATGTCCATGGTGACGTGTCATTATATGATGGGATGACCAGTGTTGGGAACTGGGCCCAAAACTTTCAGGACGGACATATCGGGCTTAAATGGCATATGGATGACGTATGCACACTGCCATGTGCATGTTTACGTATAAACACATCCTGGTAGCATCTTTTGTGTTTCGATTACAAGTCATTGTTATCTTTTAGCTTGTGGTGTAGTGGGTGTGATAATGGTGTCCTTATGTACGGCTACCATTTATTGCTTCTTTAAAGATTTATTCATGATAATTCACACTTACCGGATATGGTATCTGGTGcgtgtatcattaagtcccccttgTTCGGTAATATCATATTGCAAGAGGTGTTGCTACTAAACTTAAATGATTACTCTATCTTCCTAGGTCTTCTCCTTTCGGTTTTGAGGGGACGTGCATTTAATGTCTCTTTTTTATTGGACTTTTTTTGTGCACCTTTTTATTTTACCTTGGCAACTTGCCATGGTAAAATAAAAACTCCTAAGTTTGACTAGGATCCTACACGTGTATGATTTTGTTGAGTCCCCTGCATAAATAAAGATTTGATTATGAAAAAACATGACTATGAACACTAATTGTTATGTGCATGTCATCATGAGTTTACTTAATTCTTTCTATGTATAGGAACAACAATGTACGTTGTGTCTAGGTAGGTTATTGTGTTGCCTTAACTATCAGCACATGATAGTTAAAGATTCAATGGTTCTTCACAACCAACATAGAATGTATGCTGAACCAGTAGAAGATTAATTGAAAAAACATCACAAGAAGAACCAGCAACAGGCTGGAGCAGCACACAATACTTACACAAATTATGTTCAATTACAAGCATAATTGTTTCTTGTGTTGTCTACATCAAAGAGTACTATTTAACTGACACCGAAGACTAAGTTAAAGAGAAAAGGACACATGTCGACGGctaacaagtgaccttacaagacaactAAGGAATGCATAAGGTTAACCCATGCGCAGTTCATGGTT from Rutidosis leptorrhynchoides isolate AG116_Rl617_1_P2 chromosome 9, CSIRO_AGI_Rlap_v1, whole genome shotgun sequence harbors:
- the LOC139867799 gene encoding ETHYLENE INSENSITIVE 3-like 1 protein, whose product is MADPNESQQQHAQISEAANLNQRNGQASTRKKMSRSDHDDIRERIYNLMQEFNAKGFVFGIISENGKPITGASMNLCSWWKLDVHFEKNAREVIIKYVNKNKSNTILDTARRINDTFTDATLSIFLSTMMKRCEPSSGMYPLASGVSPPWWPTGDEEWWSQLGVAEKDCPPPYKKPHDLKKPMKVGVMMSIIKHMSPDIGKIQHFIEHSQRLQDKMTNKEKQSLFEILEQEKALSVANNGNSFESSFEDHHVVATPQDVNSRKRPYFNI